In the genome of Cryptomeria japonica chromosome 8, Sugi_1.0, whole genome shotgun sequence, one region contains:
- the LOC131061430 gene encoding uncharacterized protein LOC131061430 isoform X4, with amino-acid sequence MLQGESFKPCKMMVGSSAKSALEEISNNGEFIRTPSTFRNFISRDKSSEYYAESGRYHLYISYACPWASRCYAILKLKGLDDAISVSSVKPKFERTKEGEDHFGWTFPNSEDEDPGAKPDILNGAKTIRELYELASINYSGKYTVPVLWDKKRKTIVNNESSEIIRMLNTEFNDIAIYPNLDLYPPHLQTQIDEVNNWIYNPINNGVYRCGFATNQKPYEQAFNELFDALDKCEEILSNQRYICGNVFTEADVRLFVTLIRFDEVYVVHFKCNKKMIREYPNLFNYTKDIYQIPGISSTVNMDHIKRHYYGSHPSINPHGVVPLGSGIDYSTPHDRAKFTD; translated from the exons ATGTTGCAGGGGGAATCATTTAAGCCCTGCAAAATG ATGGTTGGGTCTTCTGCTAAATCTGCATTGGAGGAAATATCAAATAATGGGGAGTTTATACGCACTCCATCAACTTTTCGTAATTTCATTTCAAGGGATAAATCATCTGAATACTATGCAGAGTCTGGTAGATACCACCTCTACATATCATATGCATGTCCTTGGGCATCCAGATGTTATGCCATCTTGAAACTGAAGGGGCTGGATGATGCTATTAGTGTCTCG TCAGTAAAACCGAAATTTGAAAGGACAAAAGAGGGTGAGGATCACTTTGGCTGGACATTTCCAAATTCTGAAGATGAAGATCCTGGAGCAAAACCAGATATTttgaatggagccaaaaccatacGGGAATTATATGAACTTGCTAGCATCAATTACTCTGGAAAATATACTGTTCCG GTTTTATGGGATAAAAAGCGTAAGACAATAGTCAACAATGAGAGCTCTGAAATCATCCGTATGCTGAACACTGAATTTAATGATATTGCAATATATCCAAATCTTGACCTATATCCACCTCATCTGCAAACCCAGATTGATGAAGTTAATAACTGGATATATAATCCAATAAATAATGGAGTTTACAGATGTGGATTTGCTACAAATCAAAAACCTTATGAGCAG GCTTTTAATGAATTATTTGATGCTCTTGACAAATGTGAGGAGATCTTGAGCAATCAACGATACATCTGTGGTAATGTTTTCACAGAGGCTGATGTACGTTTGTTTGTAACACTTATTCGGTTTGATGAG GTGTATGTAGTTCATTTCAAATGCAATAAGAAAATGATACGTGAATATCCCAATCTTTTCAATTACACAAAAGATATCTACCAGATTCCAGGAATTTCAAGTACTGTCAATATGGATCACATCAAGCGTCACTACTATGGAAGCCACCCTTCTATTAATCCACATGGAGTTGTTCCTCTTGGATCTGGCATTGACTATTCTACTCCTCATGATCGTGCAAAGTTCACTGATTAA
- the LOC131061430 gene encoding uncharacterized protein LOC131061430 isoform X2 produces MTPGLMCASKSYLLLFFPKLTKCGRVDSGCKRLALQARFCTYRMVGSSAKSALEEISNNGEFIRTPSTFRNFISRDKSSEYYAESGRYHLYISYACPWASRCYAILKLKGLDDAISVSSVKPKFERTKEGEDHFGWTFPNSEDEDPGAKPDILNGAKTIRELYELASINYSGKYTVPVLWDKKRKTIVNNESSEIIRMLNTEFNDIAIYPNLDLYPPHLQTQIDEVNNWIYNPINNGVYRCGFATNQKPYEQAFNELFDALDKCEEILSNQRYICGNVFTEADVRLFVTLIRFDEVYVVHFKCNKKMIREYPNLFNYTKDIYQIPGISSTVNMDHIKRHYYGSHPSINPHGVVPLGSGIDYSTPHDRAKFTD; encoded by the exons ATGACTCCAG GACTAATGTGTGCAAGCAAATCTTATCTACTTTTGTTCTTTCCAAAATTGACCAAATGCGGAAGGGTTGATAGTGGTTGCAAAAGATTGGCTTTACAGGCGCGTTTTTGTACTTACAGA ATGGTTGGGTCTTCTGCTAAATCTGCATTGGAGGAAATATCAAATAATGGGGAGTTTATACGCACTCCATCAACTTTTCGTAATTTCATTTCAAGGGATAAATCATCTGAATACTATGCAGAGTCTGGTAGATACCACCTCTACATATCATATGCATGTCCTTGGGCATCCAGATGTTATGCCATCTTGAAACTGAAGGGGCTGGATGATGCTATTAGTGTCTCG TCAGTAAAACCGAAATTTGAAAGGACAAAAGAGGGTGAGGATCACTTTGGCTGGACATTTCCAAATTCTGAAGATGAAGATCCTGGAGCAAAACCAGATATTttgaatggagccaaaaccatacGGGAATTATATGAACTTGCTAGCATCAATTACTCTGGAAAATATACTGTTCCG GTTTTATGGGATAAAAAGCGTAAGACAATAGTCAACAATGAGAGCTCTGAAATCATCCGTATGCTGAACACTGAATTTAATGATATTGCAATATATCCAAATCTTGACCTATATCCACCTCATCTGCAAACCCAGATTGATGAAGTTAATAACTGGATATATAATCCAATAAATAATGGAGTTTACAGATGTGGATTTGCTACAAATCAAAAACCTTATGAGCAG GCTTTTAATGAATTATTTGATGCTCTTGACAAATGTGAGGAGATCTTGAGCAATCAACGATACATCTGTGGTAATGTTTTCACAGAGGCTGATGTACGTTTGTTTGTAACACTTATTCGGTTTGATGAG GTGTATGTAGTTCATTTCAAATGCAATAAGAAAATGATACGTGAATATCCCAATCTTTTCAATTACACAAAAGATATCTACCAGATTCCAGGAATTTCAAGTACTGTCAATATGGATCACATCAAGCGTCACTACTATGGAAGCCACCCTTCTATTAATCCACATGGAGTTGTTCCTCTTGGATCTGGCATTGACTATTCTACTCCTCATGATCGTGCAAAGTTCACTGATTAA
- the LOC131061430 gene encoding uncharacterized protein LOC131061430 isoform X3, which produces MCASKSYLLLFFPKLTKCGRVDSGCKRLALQARFCTYRMVGSSAKSALEEISNNGEFIRTPSTFRNFISRDKSSEYYAESGRYHLYISYACPWASRCYAILKLKGLDDAISVSSVKPKFERTKEGEDHFGWTFPNSEDEDPGAKPDILNGAKTIRELYELASINYSGKYTVPVLWDKKRKTIVNNESSEIIRMLNTEFNDIAIYPNLDLYPPHLQTQIDEVNNWIYNPINNGVYRCGFATNQKPYEQAFNELFDALDKCEEILSNQRYICGNVFTEADVRLFVTLIRFDEVYVVHFKCNKKMIREYPNLFNYTKDIYQIPGISSTVNMDHIKRHYYGSHPSINPHGVVPLGSGIDYSTPHDRAKFTD; this is translated from the exons ATGTGTGCAAGCAAATCTTATCTACTTTTGTTCTTTCCAAAATTGACCAAATGCGGAAGGGTTGATAGTGGTTGCAAAAGATTGGCTTTACAGGCGCGTTTTTGTACTTACAGA ATGGTTGGGTCTTCTGCTAAATCTGCATTGGAGGAAATATCAAATAATGGGGAGTTTATACGCACTCCATCAACTTTTCGTAATTTCATTTCAAGGGATAAATCATCTGAATACTATGCAGAGTCTGGTAGATACCACCTCTACATATCATATGCATGTCCTTGGGCATCCAGATGTTATGCCATCTTGAAACTGAAGGGGCTGGATGATGCTATTAGTGTCTCG TCAGTAAAACCGAAATTTGAAAGGACAAAAGAGGGTGAGGATCACTTTGGCTGGACATTTCCAAATTCTGAAGATGAAGATCCTGGAGCAAAACCAGATATTttgaatggagccaaaaccatacGGGAATTATATGAACTTGCTAGCATCAATTACTCTGGAAAATATACTGTTCCG GTTTTATGGGATAAAAAGCGTAAGACAATAGTCAACAATGAGAGCTCTGAAATCATCCGTATGCTGAACACTGAATTTAATGATATTGCAATATATCCAAATCTTGACCTATATCCACCTCATCTGCAAACCCAGATTGATGAAGTTAATAACTGGATATATAATCCAATAAATAATGGAGTTTACAGATGTGGATTTGCTACAAATCAAAAACCTTATGAGCAG GCTTTTAATGAATTATTTGATGCTCTTGACAAATGTGAGGAGATCTTGAGCAATCAACGATACATCTGTGGTAATGTTTTCACAGAGGCTGATGTACGTTTGTTTGTAACACTTATTCGGTTTGATGAG GTGTATGTAGTTCATTTCAAATGCAATAAGAAAATGATACGTGAATATCCCAATCTTTTCAATTACACAAAAGATATCTACCAGATTCCAGGAATTTCAAGTACTGTCAATATGGATCACATCAAGCGTCACTACTATGGAAGCCACCCTTCTATTAATCCACATGGAGTTGTTCCTCTTGGATCTGGCATTGACTATTCTACTCCTCATGATCGTGCAAAGTTCACTGATTAA
- the LOC131061430 gene encoding uncharacterized protein LOC131061430 isoform X1: MWECLRQTWPLPLTSVILKIDNLAVFERIPYSINYFYFAWKESCSKMVGSSAKSALEEISNNGEFIRTPSTFRNFISRDKSSEYYAESGRYHLYISYACPWASRCYAILKLKGLDDAISVSSVKPKFERTKEGEDHFGWTFPNSEDEDPGAKPDILNGAKTIRELYELASINYSGKYTVPVLWDKKRKTIVNNESSEIIRMLNTEFNDIAIYPNLDLYPPHLQTQIDEVNNWIYNPINNGVYRCGFATNQKPYEQAFNELFDALDKCEEILSNQRYICGNVFTEADVRLFVTLIRFDEVYVVHFKCNKKMIREYPNLFNYTKDIYQIPGISSTVNMDHIKRHYYGSHPSINPHGVVPLGSGIDYSTPHDRAKFTD, from the exons ATGTGGGAGTGTCTGAGACAAACATGGCCACTCCCACTGACTTCAGTTATATTAAAAATAGACAATCTTGCAGTATTTGAACGCATCCCATATTCGATCAATTACTTTTACTTTGCTTGGAAGGAGAGTTGCAGCAAG ATGGTTGGGTCTTCTGCTAAATCTGCATTGGAGGAAATATCAAATAATGGGGAGTTTATACGCACTCCATCAACTTTTCGTAATTTCATTTCAAGGGATAAATCATCTGAATACTATGCAGAGTCTGGTAGATACCACCTCTACATATCATATGCATGTCCTTGGGCATCCAGATGTTATGCCATCTTGAAACTGAAGGGGCTGGATGATGCTATTAGTGTCTCG TCAGTAAAACCGAAATTTGAAAGGACAAAAGAGGGTGAGGATCACTTTGGCTGGACATTTCCAAATTCTGAAGATGAAGATCCTGGAGCAAAACCAGATATTttgaatggagccaaaaccatacGGGAATTATATGAACTTGCTAGCATCAATTACTCTGGAAAATATACTGTTCCG GTTTTATGGGATAAAAAGCGTAAGACAATAGTCAACAATGAGAGCTCTGAAATCATCCGTATGCTGAACACTGAATTTAATGATATTGCAATATATCCAAATCTTGACCTATATCCACCTCATCTGCAAACCCAGATTGATGAAGTTAATAACTGGATATATAATCCAATAAATAATGGAGTTTACAGATGTGGATTTGCTACAAATCAAAAACCTTATGAGCAG GCTTTTAATGAATTATTTGATGCTCTTGACAAATGTGAGGAGATCTTGAGCAATCAACGATACATCTGTGGTAATGTTTTCACAGAGGCTGATGTACGTTTGTTTGTAACACTTATTCGGTTTGATGAG GTGTATGTAGTTCATTTCAAATGCAATAAGAAAATGATACGTGAATATCCCAATCTTTTCAATTACACAAAAGATATCTACCAGATTCCAGGAATTTCAAGTACTGTCAATATGGATCACATCAAGCGTCACTACTATGGAAGCCACCCTTCTATTAATCCACATGGAGTTGTTCCTCTTGGATCTGGCATTGACTATTCTACTCCTCATGATCGTGCAAAGTTCACTGATTAA